From Serratia fonticola:
CCTTGCAGCCCCTGCAGGCTGGCCAGGCCGTTGAGAATGCGGTGCTCGGCGGCTAGCTGGCCTTTGAGTTTACTCACGCCACTGCCGTGGCTGAGTATCACCAGCGTGCACTGCCGCTGGTGTAACCATTGGCCGAGTTGAGCGGCCCAGTTGCGTAATTCATCGCTGGTAAAGGTTTGCCACAGGCTGGCGTGGGCCAACAGGATCAGTAAGCGGTTGCTGGGTTTTAGCTCACGCATCAGATCGTCGGCCAAATGCAGCAGCGCCGCCTTTTTTTCTGGCAGGCTATATAAAGGAAACTTTTTAATCGCAGGGGAAAGAGGCGTTGCCAATAAGGTGTCTACCTGATTGCCGCTACAAATCAGTGCCAACTGGCTATTTTCTTCCTGTGCGGCGATGATCTGCCGGCAAAACAGGTTGGCATCGTTCTGGCGATCGATATTCACCCAATAAAAACCTGGGGATTGCATAGCCGACAATTCTTGCCAAATCCGTCGGATACCTAGTGAAAAAGAGTTCGCCATAGATTTATTCTACTTTTGTTGAAAGTGGCGTAGACCAAACCCGATCTGGTCACTTTAAAAGCGTAATGTCAGAGTTAGCATAGCAAATCTAGCCATTAGAGGGATAATACCCGTTAAGATTCATCTTATTGGCCCAATTTTTTCCGAACGTTGCTATAGTCATTTAACATTAGCCTATTTTATGAGGCGGCAAGATGAATAATGATGCGTTAAGAGGGCTTCGGGAGAAAGCACCAGTAGAACTTCAGGACGATCTGCAGGCCTTGAGCCGCGCTTTTTCGTTGCCCAAGTTAAACTACATTGATATTTCACGCCAGGAACGGCTCACACAGATGATGGTCCGCTGGCCGCTGTTGGCGGAGTTGGCCAACAAGACGGGGAGTGTTTAAGTCATGCCGGTCATTGCACTGCAAGGGATTCGGGGCGGTATTGGCACCACGTCAATCACTGCGGCGTTAGCCTGGGCGCTACAGCAACTGGGCGAGTCGGTACTGGTAATTGACCTGTCACCGGACAACCTGCTGCGATTACACTTTAATATGCCCTTCGAACTGAACCGGGGCTGGGCTCGTGCAGAGCTGGATGGCACCGGTTGGCCGCAAGGGGCAATGCGTTACGGCAAAAAACTCGATTTTCTGCCGTTTGGCCGGTTAAGCGCGGCCGAACGGGTAAAAATACGGCAGCAACAGAGTGATACCCCACAACGTTGGCATGATTTTCTGGCTCAGTTGCGTGCTTCAGGACAGTATCGCTGGATCCTGCTGGATATCCCGGCAGGTGATGGCCCCCAGATTGAACAACAGTTGGCGCTGGCCGACCAGGTTTTCCTGCTGCTTAACCCCGATGCCAATTGCCATGCGCGCCTGCATCAGCAACCGTTGCCTGCGGGCTGCCACCTGCTGATAAATCACTACTCCTCGGCCAGCCCGTTGCAACAAGATCTGCATCAGCTGTGGCTGGAAACGCTGGCAGGCCTGTTGCCGCTGGTGATCCATCGTGATGAAGCGCTGGCGGAAGCGATGGCGGCCAAGCAGCCGTTGGGAGAGTATCGGCCGGAAAGTTTGGCGGCCGACGAAGTGCTGACTCTGGCCAACTGGTGTCTGCTCAATCTGCAGGAAGCCGAGGGATGAGCAGGGTATTGAGCCTGCTGCTGGTGCCTCCCGTTCACCGGGCGGTAAAACAACGCTACCGCGCTTATCGCCGTGCGGGAACTCCGGCATTTACCGCTGGCCTCACGACCCTGATGGTGGCCATCGGCTGGCTGTTGCTGCGGTTTGAGTCCCCGAGCTGGCAAAAGGTGCAGGCAGGCCAAAGCTATTGGTTCCCCCATATTTCC
This genomic window contains:
- the bcsQ gene encoding cellulose biosynthesis protein BcsQ — protein: MPVIALQGIRGGIGTTSITAALAWALQQLGESVLVIDLSPDNLLRLHFNMPFELNRGWARAELDGTGWPQGAMRYGKKLDFLPFGRLSAAERVKIRQQQSDTPQRWHDFLAQLRASGQYRWILLDIPAGDGPQIEQQLALADQVFLLLNPDANCHARLHQQPLPAGCHLLINHYSSASPLQQDLHQLWLETLAGLLPLVIHRDEALAEAMAAKQPLGEYRPESLAADEVLTLANWCLLNLQEAEG
- the bcsR gene encoding cellulose biosynthesis protein BcsR, which encodes MNNDALRGLREKAPVELQDDLQALSRAFSLPKLNYIDISRQERLTQMMVRWPLLAELANKTGSV